From Epinephelus lanceolatus isolate andai-2023 chromosome 2, ASM4190304v1, whole genome shotgun sequence, one genomic window encodes:
- the LOC117259118 gene encoding beta-1,3-galactosyltransferase 1 translates to MLESVFAQGGQRQGMVDGWKLADSRRMCSRSRRHIFIFILVLAAVLFLYTNREEMEPDWNPSQWWNPFKSQQQHVFSANTTGSSNITGGSGPTETSSSAFPQTGNMSLSQVTDVMTTTPQPSTTTTTSQPNTSTSTPQPTKASVVTQLMTPNETEPPTPVPYVSPGPYVVEYPYEYHFIINEPKKCEQQKPFLVLMVPLAPSNRAHRNIIRSTWGSESLVLGKMVQLFFLLGLHSGEGAPQLHEQLLQESREHQDLLQSNFLDCYKNLTIKTMVMMEWLDSYCSSASYAMKIDSDMFLNVHNLINMLLNAPKSNYMTGLVARGAMVLRDPKSKWFLPVELYPQPQYPRYALGLGYVLSLDLPKKLVEASRHIKAFYIEDVYLGLCMQHLGIPPTDPPNWGYFQVFPVMYSRCAYSRLIATTVNGNRDRVADWKDFKKPGPYC, encoded by the coding sequence tcaggggatggtggatggatggaaactGGCGGACAGCAGGAGGATGTGTAGTCGGTCGCGGCGTCACATTTTCATCTTCATCCTGGTGCTGGCTGCAGTTTTGTTTCTCTACACAAACAGAGAGGAGATGGAGCCGGACTGGAACCCCAGCCAGTGGTGGAATCCATTCAAAAGTCAGCAACAACACGTCTTCTCTGCCAACACGACTGGTTCCAGCAACATAACAGGTGGATCTGGACCAACTGAGACCAGCTCGAGTGCATTCCCTCAAACTGGGAATATGTCATTGTCTCAGGTGACAGATGTGATGACAACGACTCCACAGCCGAGCACAACGACCACCACATCTCAGCCCAACACATCGACCTCGACTCCACAGCCTACAAAAGCTTCTGTGGTGACTCAGCTGATGACACCAAATGAGACCGAGCCACCAACACCGGTTCCTTATGTATCTCCAGGCCCGTACGTCGTGGAATACCCGTATGAGTACCACTTCATTATAAACGAGCCCAAGAAATGCGAGCAGCAGAAGCCTTTCCTGGTTCTGATGGTTCCTCTGGCGCCCAGCAACAGGGCTCATCGCAACATCATCCGCAGCACCTGGGGAAGTGAAAGTCTGGTACTGGGCAAAATGGTGCAGCTGTTCTTCTTGCTGGGGCTGCACAGCGGTGAGGGAGCGCCACAGCTCCacgagcagctgctgcaggagagcAGAGAGCATCAGGACCTGCTCCAGAGCAACTTCCTGGACTGCTACAAGAACCTGACCATCAAGACCATGGTGATGATGGAGTGGCTGGACTCGTACTGCTCCAGCGCCTCTTACGCCATGAAGATTGATTCGGACATGTTTCTGAACGTGCACAATCTCATCAACATGTTGTTGAACGCTCCAAAGTCAAACTACATGACAGGACTCGTGGCGAGAGGAGCTATGGTCCTGAGAGATCCGAAGTCTAAGTGGTTCCTCCCTGTGGAGCTTTACCCTCAGCCACAGTACCCTCGTTACGCTTTGGGTCTGGGCTACGTTTTGTCTCTTGACCTCCCTAAAAAGCTCGTGGAGGCGTCCAGACACATTAAAGCTTTCTACATTGAAGACGTGTATCTGGGGTTGTGTATGCAGCACCTGGGCATCCCTCCCACCGACCCTCCAAACTGGGGGTATTTTCAGGTGTTTCCTGTGATGTACAGTCGCTGTGCTTACTCCAGACTGATAGCCACAACTGTAAATGGAAACAGGGACCGCGTGGCTGACTGGAAGGACTTTAAAAAGCCGGGTCCATACTGCTGA